A single region of the Oceanispirochaeta sp. genome encodes:
- the aspS gene encoding aspartate--tRNA(Asn) ligase, protein MRVLSKDIKDSNGKEITLSGWVHRIRDLGGVNFIILRDRSGMAQIVTNEVLDLNVETVISATGMIHENEKAPKGFEMQLTKLEVLSEASADLPFPVNQDPENIGLEAILDNRMISLRNPKILSIFRLQADLVRYFADFLRLRDFTEIKSSKLVAGGTEGGSNLFEVDYFDTKVCLAQSPQQYKQTMVSSGLERVFEIGQAYRAEKHDTPRHINEYVSLDVEMGFIESEKDLMTLEAEMMEYLFRMVRENNQEDLDAWGATTPDPDKCRDIPVIPHDQAKKIVSERLGRRIFEINPEAERVICDWAEEEYGIPMVFINAFPRKKRPFYTYPEGLKTMSYDLIFRGLEITTGGRRINEYKMMKETLPKFGMTEEELGDYMSIFKYGCPPHGGFAIGLERLTQKILCLTNVKEASLFPRDRKRTSP, encoded by the coding sequence ATGCGAGTATTATCAAAAGATATTAAAGATTCTAACGGCAAAGAAATCACCCTCAGTGGCTGGGTACACCGTATCCGCGATCTGGGAGGGGTGAATTTTATCATCCTCAGGGATAGAAGCGGAATGGCTCAGATTGTAACCAATGAAGTACTGGATCTCAATGTTGAAACCGTTATCAGTGCCACTGGAATGATCCATGAAAATGAAAAGGCACCCAAAGGCTTTGAGATGCAGCTGACAAAATTGGAAGTTCTGTCTGAAGCCTCCGCTGATCTGCCCTTTCCAGTGAATCAGGACCCTGAGAATATCGGTCTGGAAGCTATCCTGGATAACAGGATGATCTCCCTCAGAAACCCGAAAATCCTTTCTATTTTTCGTCTGCAAGCCGATCTTGTCCGGTATTTTGCTGATTTTTTAAGACTCCGTGATTTTACCGAGATTAAATCCAGTAAACTTGTTGCCGGAGGGACTGAAGGGGGATCAAATCTCTTTGAGGTTGACTATTTTGATACAAAAGTCTGTCTTGCCCAGTCTCCTCAGCAATACAAACAGACCATGGTTTCCAGCGGTCTGGAAAGAGTTTTTGAGATCGGCCAGGCTTACCGGGCGGAGAAGCATGATACTCCCCGTCATATAAATGAGTATGTTTCTCTGGATGTGGAAATGGGCTTTATTGAGTCAGAAAAAGACTTGATGACCCTGGAAGCTGAAATGATGGAGTATTTATTCCGCATGGTGAGAGAGAACAATCAGGAAGACCTGGATGCCTGGGGTGCGACCACGCCAGATCCGGATAAGTGCAGAGATATTCCTGTTATTCCCCATGACCAGGCCAAGAAAATTGTTTCCGAGCGTCTTGGGAGGCGTATTTTTGAAATTAATCCTGAAGCAGAAAGAGTCATCTGTGACTGGGCAGAGGAAGAGTATGGTATCCCCATGGTTTTTATCAATGCCTTTCCCAGGAAAAAGAGACCCTTCTACACCTATCCCGAAGGCCTTAAAACTATGAGTTATGACCTGATTTTCAGAGGATTGGAAATCACAACCGGTGGAAGAAGAATCAATGAATACAAGATGATGAAAGAGACTCTTCCAAAATTCGGTATGACCGAAGAGGAACTGGGAGACTACATGTCCATCTTCAAATATGGATGTCCTCCCCACGGCGGGTTTGCCATTGGTCTGGAGCGTCTTACCCAGAAAATCCTGTGCCTCACAAATGTGAAAGAAGCCTCTCTCTTTCCCAGGGACAGAAAAAGAACCAGTCCCTGA
- the asnS gene encoding asparagine--tRNA ligase has product MVDNTIKQILQKTDSIGSEIRVQAWVRTKRDTKELVFIALNDGSCMNNLQVIAEKSVISENVLHTLTTGASCSVTGILVESPAKGQTLELQALSLEQLGDCPSDYPLQKKRHSFEFLREIAHLRTRTNTFGAVARVRNALTIAVHSFFQELEFFNVHTPIITASDAEGAGEMFQVTTLPFETFDSSAGIDYSRDFFGKKASLTVSGQLSAETYATALGRVYTFGPTFRAENSNTSRHLAEFWMIEPEMSFCDINGNMDLAEDFLKYVLKYVLDNCEEDMVFFNTFIHKGIIDDLRAVINSSFTRISYTKAIEDLKASSVSFEYPVSWGIDLASEHEKYLTEEIYKGPVIITDYPKDIKAFYMKMNGDGKTVRAMDVLVPRLGEIIGGSERENRYDLLLDRIKEQGLNPEDYWWYLDLRKYGTVPHAGFGLGFERLVQYVTGMTNIRDVIPYARSARNCDF; this is encoded by the coding sequence ATGGTAGACAATACAATTAAGCAGATTTTACAGAAGACAGACAGCATCGGTTCTGAAATAAGGGTACAAGCCTGGGTCCGGACAAAAAGAGACACCAAGGAATTGGTTTTTATCGCCTTAAATGACGGTTCCTGTATGAATAACCTTCAGGTCATTGCCGAAAAGTCGGTTATTTCAGAAAATGTGCTTCACACACTGACAACGGGGGCAAGCTGCTCTGTCACGGGGATACTCGTGGAATCCCCCGCCAAGGGGCAGACTCTGGAACTGCAGGCTCTTTCCCTGGAGCAGCTGGGGGACTGTCCCTCCGACTATCCTCTGCAGAAAAAGAGACACTCCTTCGAATTTCTCAGGGAAATAGCCCATTTAAGAACCAGAACCAATACCTTCGGAGCCGTTGCTAGAGTCCGGAATGCCCTGACTATTGCGGTTCATTCCTTTTTTCAGGAACTGGAGTTTTTTAATGTGCACACTCCCATTATCACAGCCAGCGATGCCGAAGGGGCAGGGGAGATGTTTCAGGTTACAACTCTTCCCTTCGAAACCTTTGATAGTAGTGCCGGAATCGATTATTCCCGGGATTTCTTTGGTAAAAAGGCATCTCTCACCGTAAGCGGACAGCTCTCGGCAGAAACCTATGCCACCGCATTGGGGCGTGTGTATACATTCGGTCCGACATTCCGTGCCGAAAACTCCAACACCTCCAGGCATCTGGCGGAATTCTGGATGATCGAGCCGGAAATGTCTTTTTGCGACATCAACGGTAATATGGACCTGGCAGAAGATTTTCTTAAATATGTGCTGAAGTATGTGCTGGATAACTGCGAGGAAGACATGGTTTTTTTCAATACTTTTATTCATAAAGGGATCATCGATGACCTGAGGGCCGTAATCAACTCAAGCTTCACCAGGATCAGTTACACAAAAGCCATTGAAGATCTGAAAGCCTCTTCAGTTTCTTTTGAATACCCCGTTTCCTGGGGTATCGACCTGGCTTCGGAACATGAAAAATATCTCACCGAAGAAATCTATAAAGGACCAGTCATCATTACTGACTACCCCAAGGATATCAAAGCCTTCTATATGAAGATGAACGGCGATGGCAAAACTGTCAGGGCCATGGATGTTCTCGTTCCAAGGCTGGGAGAAATCATCGGCGGCAGCGAACGAGAAAACAGGTACGACCTGCTTTTGGACAGAATCAAGGAACAGGGCTTGAATCCTGAGGATTACTGGTGGTATCTGGATCTGAGAAAATATGGAACTGTTCCCCATGCCGGGTTCGGTCTTGGATTTGAACGTCTTGTTCAGTATGTTACAGGCATGACCAATATCCGGGATGTGATTCCTTATGCCCGTTCTGCCCGGAATTGCGATTTTTAA